A single window of Synechococcus sp. C9 DNA harbors:
- a CDS encoding Uma2 family endonuclease — translation MIANPQARGLTPDEYLAWEREQPIKHEYIDGEVYAMAGGTLAHNAITVNLISILRSKLRGTGCKVYATDVKVRVAAKGPYFYPDLVVSCDERDHRATEVLQYPKLIVEVLSPSTAGFDRGDKFKFYRRIATLQEYVLIDSEQVGIDCYRKTRAGKWELTGYPDDVENEENPILELVSLDFQCPLALVYEEVELPEPSSQMTGD, via the coding sequence ATGATTGCCAACCCGCAAGCGAGAGGTTTAACACCGGATGAGTATTTGGCATGGGAAAGGGAACAACCCATCAAACATGAATACATTGATGGTGAAGTTTATGCGATGGCGGGCGGGACACTCGCCCATAATGCCATTACCGTCAATCTCATTAGCATATTACGGAGTAAGTTACGAGGCACTGGATGTAAAGTATATGCTACAGATGTCAAGGTTAGAGTTGCCGCAAAAGGTCCCTATTTTTATCCCGATTTGGTGGTGAGTTGTGATGAACGGGACCACCGAGCCACAGAGGTGTTGCAATATCCCAAGTTAATTGTTGAAGTTCTCTCGCCCAGTACCGCTGGTTTTGACCGGGGCGACAAATTCAAATTTTACCGCCGCATTGCCACCCTCCAGGAATATGTATTAATTGACTCCGAGCAGGTGGGCATAGACTGTTATCGCAAAACCCGTGCGGGCAAATGGGAACTGACTGGTTACCCGGACGATGTGGAGAATGAAGAAAATCCCATTTTAGAATTGGTGAGTCTGGATTTTCAGTGCCCCTTGGCGTTGGTCTATGAAGAGGTGGAATTGCCTGAGCCGTCGTCACAGATGACTGGTGATTAA
- a CDS encoding phycobilisome rod-core linker polypeptide has translation MTLPLLAYRPTTQNHRVRNFGRAELNEDSPRIYRLEDVGSADEMSGLIWAAYRQIFSEHVILKSCRQVTLESQLKNRAITVRDFIRGLAQSDPFYRLVVATNNNYRLVDVCLRRILGRQAYNQSETIAWSIRIATQGFNGFVNELVDSDEYTENFGDQTVPYQRRRMAGRPFNLVTPRYGSDYRAKEGIGQIDWNHVMIRYYQKRAQERVKLFPQAGDPQQYRTLARSVDTRPQTKPVVTVSELDFLAKVPRRR, from the coding sequence ATGACCTTACCTTTGCTCGCCTACCGACCCACGACCCAAAACCATCGGGTACGGAACTTTGGTCGGGCTGAATTGAACGAAGATAGTCCCCGAATTTACCGCCTGGAGGATGTGGGCAGTGCCGATGAGATGTCCGGGCTGATTTGGGCGGCTTACCGACAAATTTTTAGCGAACACGTGATCCTCAAATCCTGTCGCCAGGTGACGCTGGAATCCCAGTTGAAAAATCGGGCGATCACGGTGCGGGATTTCATCCGGGGTTTGGCGCAGTCCGACCCGTTCTACCGCTTGGTGGTGGCAACGAATAATAATTATCGGCTGGTGGATGTGTGTTTGCGGCGGATTTTAGGTCGTCAAGCGTACAATCAAAGTGAAACTATTGCCTGGTCCATTCGCATCGCCACCCAGGGGTTCAATGGCTTTGTCAACGAATTGGTGGACAGCGACGAATACACGGAAAATTTCGGGGATCAAACCGTGCCGTACCAACGCCGCCGCATGGCAGGTCGTCCCTTCAATTTAGTCACCCCCCGCTACGGCAGTGATTATCGGGCGAAGGAAGGCATCGGTCAAATTGACTGGAACCACGTCATGATTCGTTACTACCAAAAACGGGCGCAGGAACGGGTCAAATTATTCCCCCAAGCCGGTGACCCCCAACAATACCGCACCCTCGCCCGGTCGGTGGACACCCGCCCCCAAACCAAACCGGTGGTAACGGTCAGCGAACTGGACTTCCTGGCGAAAGTGCCCCGGCGGCGGTAG
- a CDS encoding zinc metallopeptidase, with protein sequence MFYLDPLYLIFAIPGLLLGLWAQFRVQSAFQEYSQVGTRLTGARAARMLLDRYGLHGVRVERVDGFLSDHYNPLTRELRLSPTVYDGATVASVGVAAHEAGHAIQHAEEYIPLQFRSAIVPGVVVGSWLGPLLFFVGFVFSSLRVLAWVGVGVFALVALFSLVTLPVEFDASHRAKKLLVSEGILDTQEMTGVNAVLNAAALTYVAAAVQAVMNLLYYVFLLTGSRRND encoded by the coding sequence ATGTTTTATCTTGACCCGTTGTACTTAATCTTTGCGATACCCGGACTGCTCTTGGGGTTGTGGGCACAATTTCGGGTACAATCGGCTTTCCAAGAATACTCTCAAGTGGGAACCCGTCTGACCGGTGCCCGTGCCGCCCGGATGTTGTTGGACCGCTATGGGTTGCACGGTGTCCGAGTGGAACGGGTGGATGGTTTCCTGAGCGACCATTACAACCCCCTCACCCGGGAATTGCGCCTGAGTCCGACGGTCTATGATGGGGCAACGGTCGCCTCGGTGGGGGTAGCGGCGCATGAAGCGGGTCATGCCATTCAACACGCGGAGGAGTATATCCCCCTGCAATTTCGGTCGGCGATTGTCCCCGGCGTGGTCGTGGGGAGTTGGTTGGGACCGTTGCTGTTTTTCGTGGGGTTTGTTTTCAGTTCCCTGCGGGTGCTGGCTTGGGTGGGCGTGGGGGTATTTGCCCTGGTCGCCCTGTTTTCCCTGGTCACTCTGCCGGTGGAGTTTGATGCCAGCCACCGGGCGAAAAAACTGCTGGTGTCCGAAGGGATTTTAGACACCCAAGAAATGACCGGGGTGAATGCGGTGTTGAATGCCGCCGCTTTGACCTATGTAGCCGCCGCCGTGCAAGCGGTGATGAACCTGCTATACTACGTCTTTCTGCTGACCGGGAGTCGGCGCAACGATTAA
- a CDS encoding DUF6464 family protein encodes MAPESVPTEILLNQSAQPLGEFLLPDRPQPGSPVEVNGQLYTVLERRHRYHYRGGRYQLHKMALLVQVAHPDRNRWQGRWIIGDGRCQYNALSELVRCAVNPSGPCRGCPSFVPASDTIRNGAEGNHRARPQTDPRTA; translated from the coding sequence ATGGCACCAGAATCCGTCCCCACCGAGATTTTACTCAACCAGTCCGCCCAACCCTTGGGGGAATTTTTACTCCCTGACCGTCCCCAACCCGGCAGTCCGGTGGAGGTGAACGGGCAACTTTATACCGTCCTCGAACGGCGGCATCGCTACCACTACCGGGGCGGTCGTTACCAACTACACAAGATGGCACTGCTGGTACAGGTCGCCCACCCTGACCGGAATCGTTGGCAGGGGCGATGGATCATTGGGGATGGTCGTTGTCAATATAATGCCCTATCAGAATTAGTACGTTGTGCCGTCAATCCCTCTGGTCCTTGTCGGGGCTGTCCGAGTTTTGTGCCCGCTTCCGATACAATCAGGAATGGTGCAGAGGGGAACCATCGTGCTAGACCTCAAACTGATCCGAGAACAGCCTGA
- a CDS encoding 7-carboxy-7-deazaguanine synthase QueE: MSQTANLVEIFSAIQGEGPYLGERQIFLRLGGCDLRCRFCDSAHTWRPQGQGRVELTPGERDFQPVTNPVTGAQMLTWLSHQAQGLRHQAISITGGEPLLQADFLAEFLPTLTTQIPLPIYLETGGHRPQELAQVLPWVHIIAMDYKLPSVSGENHHHAHQAFLTEAVGAGVEIFVKIIVDQHTQTSELGEALGMIQAIDPEILVILQPVTPRPASPAPTPGQVLAWQKFAQTYVQQVRVIPQTHPLLGQL; encoded by the coding sequence ATGAGCCAAACCGCCAACCTCGTCGAGATTTTCTCCGCCATCCAGGGGGAAGGTCCGTACTTGGGGGAACGCCAGATTTTTCTGCGCCTGGGCGGTTGCGACCTGCGATGCCGATTTTGTGATAGTGCCCACACTTGGCGACCCCAGGGACAGGGGCGGGTGGAACTTACCCCGGGCGAACGGGATTTTCAGCCGGTTACCAATCCAGTCACCGGAGCGCAAATGCTCACCTGGTTGTCCCACCAAGCCCAGGGACTCCGGCATCAAGCGATTAGCATCACTGGCGGGGAACCCCTGCTCCAGGCGGATTTTTTAGCGGAATTTTTACCCACACTCACCACTCAAATTCCCCTACCCATCTATTTGGAAACGGGCGGACATCGCCCCCAGGAATTAGCCCAGGTGTTGCCTTGGGTGCATATCATTGCAATGGACTACAAACTGCCCAGTGTCAGTGGGGAAAATCATCACCATGCCCATCAAGCATTTCTCACCGAAGCGGTAGGGGCAGGGGTGGAAATTTTTGTGAAAATCATCGTAGATCAACACACCCAAACCTCAGAATTGGGCGAAGCGTTGGGGATGATTCAAGCCATTGACCCAGAAATTTTGGTCATTTTGCAACCCGTTACCCCCCGTCCCGCCAGTCCAGCGCCCACCCCAGGGCAGGTATTGGCTTGGCAGAAATTTGCTCAAACATACGTCCAACAAGTGCGCGTCATTCCCCAAACCCATCCCCTGCTCGGACAGTTATAG
- a CDS encoding N-acetylmuramoyl-L-alanine amidase: MTRGFILAGILLVGATPVAALQVVYPPDGHQTTAPQIFLIGTHNPSEPVRVNGEVILRSPAGHFAPSIPLALGENRVQIQAGTQTLTLHIRRTLPPEPATPLVPTVDVASLPGEPLCFQAALPPTEGVKLRLGQWQTELFPVPTMPPLGNDAVLINPSGNSPVNNSTKYQGCLRIGQPGDWGQPELIYGSQTWQSPGRVRILDPNRFEVATLSEEGIARTGSGTDYSRLTPLPAGTQDQVIAQAGEWVQLRYGGWLHRRHLTTHITTSPPQAILRGVRSRLGRDWTEIHFPLSTPIPITIHQEPGVVHLTLWHTTAQTDTIRLDDGAAVRTFTWQQTHPGQIRYSFYLQTDQSWGYRVHYQDNVLILALRHPPPLRTHSLTGIKILLDPGHGGTEDLGALGPDGTPEKQVNLQMSLLLAERLRHRGAEVILTRTTDVDVGLAERVRLIQTQEPHLALSIHYNALPDAGDAWGTQGIGTFWYHQQSHHLAVFLHHYLTKNAQRPSYGIFWNNLALTRPTVCPAVLLELGFMIHPQEFEWIVNPTAQIQLAQTLAQGIEAWLRQSTPK; encoded by the coding sequence GTGACCCGTGGGTTCATTCTGGCGGGAATCCTGCTGGTGGGGGCAACCCCGGTGGCGGCGCTCCAGGTAGTCTATCCCCCCGATGGGCACCAAACCACCGCCCCGCAGATTTTTCTCATCGGTACGCACAACCCCTCGGAACCGGTGCGGGTGAATGGGGAAGTGATTTTGCGCTCCCCCGCCGGTCATTTTGCCCCCAGCATCCCCCTGGCTTTGGGGGAGAATCGGGTGCAGATACAAGCCGGGACGCAAACCCTCACCCTGCATATCCGCCGCACTTTGCCCCCCGAACCAGCCACGCCCCTGGTGCCGACGGTGGATGTGGCTTCCCTGCCGGGAGAACCCCTGTGCTTTCAGGCGGCACTGCCCCCCACCGAAGGGGTAAAACTGCGTTTGGGGCAATGGCAAACCGAACTGTTCCCCGTGCCCACCATGCCCCCCCTGGGTAATGATGCCGTACTGATTAACCCATCTGGTAATTCCCCAGTTAATAATAGTACAAAATACCAAGGATGTCTGCGAATTGGACAACCGGGCGACTGGGGACAACCGGAGTTGATTTACGGCAGTCAAACCTGGCAGAGTCCGGGGCGGGTGCGGATTCTTGACCCCAATCGGTTTGAGGTGGCAACCTTAAGCGAAGAAGGCATTGCCCGTACCGGCTCAGGTACAGATTATTCCCGATTAACGCCCTTGCCTGCGGGCACCCAGGACCAGGTGATTGCCCAGGCGGGGGAGTGGGTACAATTGCGGTACGGGGGGTGGTTGCACCGACGGCACCTGACCACCCACATCACCACCTCTCCACCCCAAGCGATTCTGCGGGGGGTACGGAGTCGGCTGGGGCGGGACTGGACAGAAATTCATTTCCCCTTGAGCACCCCGATTCCCATTACCATTCACCAGGAGCCGGGGGTTGTGCATCTGACCCTCTGGCACACGACCGCCCAAACGGATACGATTCGCCTGGATGACGGGGCGGCGGTTCGCACCTTTACCTGGCAACAAACGCACCCTGGGCAGATTCGCTACAGCTTTTATTTGCAGACGGATCAGTCCTGGGGCTACCGGGTTCATTATCAGGACAATGTACTCATTTTAGCCCTCCGCCACCCACCGCCGTTACGCACCCATTCCCTCACGGGCATCAAAATCCTGCTCGACCCCGGTCATGGGGGTACGGAAGACCTGGGAGCCTTGGGACCCGATGGCACACCGGAAAAGCAGGTGAATTTGCAGATGTCCCTACTATTGGCAGAACGCCTGCGGCACCGGGGCGCAGAAGTCATCCTCACCCGTACCACCGATGTGGATGTGGGGTTGGCAGAGCGGGTACGCCTGATTCAAACTCAGGAACCCCACCTGGCTTTAAGTATTCATTACAACGCTTTGCCCGATGCGGGAGATGCCTGGGGTACCCAAGGAATTGGCACCTTTTGGTATCACCAACAAAGCCATCATTTAGCCGTATTTTTGCATCATTACTTAACTAAAAATGCCCAACGTCCCAGCTACGGAATTTTTTGGAATAACCTTGCCCTGACCCGTCCCACCGTCTGTCCAGCGGTTCTTTTGGAATTGGGTTTTATGATCCATCCCCAGGAATTTGAATGGATTGTCAACCCCACCGCCCAAATCCAACTTGCCCAAACTTTAGCGCAAGGAATTGAAGCCTGGTTACGGCAATCTACACCGAAATAA
- a CDS encoding DUF4855 domain-containing protein, which produces MTYFPPKQPTFNYLHHLVLMYGDAQHPWTVDDLSFYVAHQSLPGTWQDWLFDSFLFLNIASKNKRDYRADINLGTTMSGEGDFFAACSPQPAGVAEWEELLDFYSDAVQTLNQTIKQLIPHINTPLTHQRNAVLMIPYPHITQVNFGRSGWNFSTQGQNLDQATRSRLSACQWFIEELQKRLPPCEYVHILGVYWMFETVFRSWEVDDHWLLKELRPFIHKMGYKFLWIPFYSTYNIHLLDDYQNYYFDLAFLQPNYMFYQRGVNLAQAAQAAQKRQAGLEIEYYLELDEPIAVQGERHQRFREYLDGGVTYGYMRESACAYFLGQKSLERMVSHPDPQEREFYQDIYHFIRGTYTPKSLR; this is translated from the coding sequence ATGACCTATTTTCCCCCCAAACAACCCACATTTAATTATTTACACCATCTGGTACTCATGTATGGGGATGCCCAACACCCCTGGACCGTGGATGACTTGAGTTTTTATGTCGCCCATCAATCGTTACCCGGAACATGGCAGGATTGGTTATTTGACTCTTTTTTGTTTTTGAATATTGCCAGTAAAAATAAACGGGATTACCGGGCAGATATTAATCTAGGTACAACAATGAGTGGGGAAGGGGATTTTTTTGCCGCCTGTTCTCCCCAACCAGCGGGAGTCGCAGAATGGGAAGAATTACTAGACTTTTACAGCGATGCGGTGCAAACCCTAAACCAAACCATCAAACAACTCATTCCCCACATTAATACTCCCTTGACCCATCAACGGAATGCGGTGTTGATGATCCCCTACCCCCACATTACCCAGGTGAATTTTGGTCGTTCCGGCTGGAATTTTTCCACCCAAGGACAGAATTTAGACCAGGCTACCCGCAGTCGTTTAAGTGCCTGTCAATGGTTTATTGAGGAATTACAAAAACGCTTACCCCCCTGTGAATATGTGCATATTTTGGGGGTTTATTGGATGTTTGAAACCGTATTTCGCAGTTGGGAGGTGGATGACCATTGGTTGCTAAAAGAATTACGTCCATTCATTCATAAAATGGGATATAAATTTCTCTGGATTCCCTTTTATAGTACCTATAATATCCACCTGTTAGATGACTATCAAAACTATTATTTTGACCTGGCTTTTTTGCAACCCAATTATATGTTTTATCAACGGGGGGTCAATTTAGCCCAAGCCGCCCAAGCCGCCCAAAAACGCCAAGCCGGTTTAGAAATTGAATACTACTTAGAATTGGATGAACCTATTGCTGTCCAAGGGGAACGTCACCAGCGGTTCCGAGAATATTTGGATGGGGGAGTGACCTATGGGTATATGCGAGAATCCGCCTGTGCCTATTTTTTAGGACAAAAATCCTTAGAACGCATGGTCAGCCATCCTGACCCCCAAGAACGGGAATTTTATCAGGATATTTATCACTTTATCCGGGGCACCTATACCCCCAAATCCCTACGCTAA
- a CDS encoding AI-2E family transporter codes for MKLGEWFGLLILIIALYILWEIRYLLLLVFAAVLVAVALDGVVNFLKRWRISQGMAIGLTLFALLAIIIMLFTLMVPPFSKEFEELIKLFPKGFQAVARWLEKLQLQIFGETLFNFATNGDLLRQLQAFANPLLSRGINFFFDTLGGVLSTLLILVLAVMFLADPAAYRQGFIRIFPSFYRNRVDTILKRCEVNLRAWMLGTLTAMSVVGILSFIGLSLLRVRLYYAHALIAGLFNLIPNIGPTLSVIPPTVIASLDAPWKAIAVVILYFCIQQTDAYFVTPYVMSQHLELPPALTLMAQIFFTTFLGLPGLILALPLMVVSRVWIEEALIKDILDRWK; via the coding sequence ATGAAATTGGGAGAGTGGTTTGGCTTATTGATCCTCATTATTGCCCTTTATATTCTGTGGGAAATTCGTTATCTTTTACTGTTAGTTTTTGCCGCAGTTTTAGTGGCAGTAGCCTTGGATGGGGTGGTTAATTTCCTAAAGCGTTGGCGGATTTCCCAGGGGATGGCGATTGGACTGACCCTATTTGCGTTACTTGCTATTATTATTATGCTGTTTACCTTAATGGTTCCCCCCTTTAGTAAGGAATTTGAAGAACTGATTAAACTGTTTCCCAAGGGGTTTCAAGCGGTGGCTCGTTGGTTAGAAAAATTACAACTCCAGATTTTTGGAGAAACCCTGTTTAATTTTGCAACCAATGGGGATTTGCTTCGCCAGCTACAAGCCTTTGCCAATCCCTTACTTAGCCGGGGAATTAATTTCTTTTTTGATACGTTGGGCGGGGTGCTTTCTACCCTTTTAATCTTGGTTTTGGCTGTCATGTTTCTCGCTGACCCAGCCGCCTATCGCCAGGGCTTTATTCGCATCTTTCCCTCGTTTTATCGCAATCGGGTGGACACTATTCTCAAACGTTGTGAAGTGAATTTGCGGGCATGGATGTTGGGAACACTGACGGCGATGTCGGTGGTGGGGATTCTCAGTTTTATTGGTTTATCCTTGTTGAGGGTGCGTTTGTATTATGCCCATGCCTTAATTGCGGGATTGTTTAATTTGATCCCCAATATTGGTCCAACCTTAAGTGTCATTCCCCCGACGGTGATTGCTTCCTTAGATGCTCCTTGGAAAGCGATTGCAGTGGTCATTTTATATTTTTGTATCCAACAAACCGATGCCTATTTTGTGACCCCTTATGTCATGTCTCAACACCTGGAATTGCCCCCAGCATTAACCTTGATGGCACAAATTTTTTTCACGACTTTTTTGGGATTACCGGGACTCATTTTAGCCTTACCTTTGATGGTCGTATCCCGGGTGTGGATTGAAGAAGCTCTGATAAAAGATATATTAGACCGTTGGAAATAA
- a CDS encoding lipid-A-disaccharide synthase-related protein, protein MTTILFLSNGHGEDLNASLIAHACQNLGAQVLALPMVGEGQAYRRLGIPIIAPTRSLPSGGIFYMNPWLLVRDVGGGLLALTWRQWQALRRVAATCDLLVAVGDGVPLGFARLSGRPYAAFIVSTSSYYEGELKLPGLTWWGLTAPRCLQVFTRDEFTAQQLQKRGMDKAVFAGYPIMDGLEPTGTFLDGDNQPVVALLPGSRLPEAEDNFQLLLGFCEQLFTLRPQVQVWAALVSGFTDELLMELAMQRGWRYQAGELRCPAGVVHCAWDRFVDILHASRVVVGMAGTAIEQAVGLGKPVIQIPGRGPQFTYRFAEAQMRLLGCSVQTVGRGVAGATELRLAAEWAVRAMENPDYRRQCQQNGWERVGRGGGALGIAQALYQLCRG, encoded by the coding sequence ATGACCACCATTTTATTTCTCAGCAATGGGCACGGGGAGGACTTAAATGCCAGTTTGATTGCCCACGCCTGCCAAAATCTGGGCGCCCAGGTACTCGCTTTGCCGATGGTGGGGGAGGGACAAGCCTACCGCCGGTTGGGCATTCCCATCATTGCCCCCACCCGTAGTCTGCCGTCCGGGGGCATTTTTTACATGAATCCCTGGTTGCTGGTGCGGGATGTGGGCGGTGGGTTATTGGCGTTGACTTGGCGGCAGTGGCAGGCATTACGACGGGTGGCGGCGACCTGTGACCTGCTGGTGGCGGTGGGGGATGGGGTGCCCTTGGGTTTTGCCCGCCTGTCGGGGCGACCCTATGCGGCGTTTATTGTATCTACTTCGAGTTATTACGAGGGGGAGTTGAAATTACCGGGGCTGACCTGGTGGGGGTTGACCGCACCCCGCTGTTTACAAGTGTTTACCCGGGATGAATTCACGGCGCAACAGTTGCAAAAACGGGGCATGGACAAGGCGGTGTTTGCCGGTTATCCGATCATGGATGGTCTGGAACCGACGGGCACATTTTTGGATGGGGATAATCAGCCGGTAGTTGCCCTGTTGCCCGGCAGTCGGTTGCCGGAAGCGGAGGACAATTTCCAGCTTTTGTTAGGTTTTTGTGAACAGTTATTTACCCTACGTCCGCAGGTGCAGGTGTGGGCGGCATTAGTATCTGGCTTTACGGATGAGTTGTTAATGGAATTGGCGATGCAACGGGGCTGGCGGTATCAGGCGGGGGAATTACGTTGTCCTGCGGGGGTCGTGCATTGCGCCTGGGATCGGTTTGTGGATATTCTCCATGCCAGTCGGGTGGTGGTGGGCATGGCGGGAACCGCAATTGAGCAGGCGGTGGGGTTGGGGAAACCGGTGATCCAAATTCCTGGGCGGGGTCCCCAATTTACCTATCGGTTTGCCGAGGCGCAGATGCGTTTGTTGGGTTGCTCTGTCCAAACCGTAGGACGGGGCGTGGCGGGAGCAACTGAGTTACGGTTAGCCGCCGAATGGGCAGTGCGGGCAATGGAGAACCCGGATTACCGGCGCCAATGCCAGCAGAACGGTTGGGAACGGGTGGGCAGGGGCGGTGGTGCATTAGGAATTGCCCAAGCCCTCTATCAACTTTGCCGGGGTTAA
- the fabG gene encoding 3-oxoacyl-ACP reductase FabG, with protein MQDKYVLITGGTGGLGKAVTRLVLEAGAAGVTLPYRSQASVDELKTELTPEAFRRLQLVPVDVNDEQQVTAMVDAMPRTDALIHLVGGFQMGATHEFSFSDWQQQMDQNLNNTFLLCKHCLRRMRAQGYGRIVTVGSRGAVQPGANLAAYSASKAGVVALTQAIAQETRDRDSDITANVVLPSVIDTPKNRQDMGHENAWQWVTPESLAGVIVFLASPAAKDIRGAAIPVYGKA; from the coding sequence ATGCAAGATAAGTACGTTTTAATTACGGGGGGCACCGGGGGTTTAGGGAAAGCCGTGACCCGGCTGGTTTTGGAAGCTGGTGCCGCTGGTGTGACCCTCCCCTACCGCAGTCAAGCAAGTGTGGATGAATTGAAAACGGAATTGACCCCCGAGGCATTTCGCCGCTTGCAATTGGTGCCCGTGGATGTGAACGATGAACAGCAAGTGACCGCGATGGTGGATGCCATGCCCCGTACCGATGCCCTGATCCATTTGGTCGGGGGGTTTCAGATGGGAGCAACCCATGAATTTAGCTTCAGCGATTGGCAACAACAGATGGATCAAAACCTGAATAATACATTTCTTTTGTGCAAACATTGTCTGCGGCGAATGCGGGCGCAAGGCTATGGTCGCATTGTCACCGTTGGTTCTCGGGGGGCGGTACAACCGGGGGCAAATCTGGCGGCTTATTCCGCATCCAAAGCGGGGGTGGTGGCATTGACCCAGGCGATTGCCCAGGAAACCCGTGACCGGGACTCGGATATTACCGCCAATGTGGTACTGCCCAGCGTGATTGATACCCCCAAAAATCGCCAGGATATGGGGCACGAAAATGCCTGGCAATGGGTAACTCCTGAATCTTTGGCGGGGGTGATTGTCTTTCTGGCTTCCCCGGCGGCTAAGGATATTCGTGGGGCGGCAATTCCCGTCTATGGCAAGGCATAA
- the serS gene encoding serine--tRNA ligase codes for MLDLKLIREQPELVAERLATRHGEVNVQPVLDLDEQVRSLEKQRSRLQAESNDIGKQVGQLLRSGGAETTVADLRQRGQELKQILADLEQQERELRQKLEALLLQLPNLPAPDVPPGKDETQNIERSRWGDEYKSKIDVLPHWEIAEKLRLFETERATKIAQSRFVTLWGAGAALERALIQWMLYHHIQRGYIEVLPPFLVNSQALTGTGQLPKFSQESFACREDDLWLIPTAEVPVTNLYRDEILSAEQLPIYHCAWTPCFRREAGSYGRDTRGLIRLHQFNKVELVKIVHPETSAQEHEQLVRDAATLLEALKLPYRVVELCTGDLGFGAQKCYDLEVWLPAQKTYREISSCSNFGTFQARRAGIRYREPGKKGTEFVHTLNGSALAVGRTMAAILEQYQTPDGQVNIPEVLQPFLGREIL; via the coding sequence GTGCTAGACCTCAAACTGATCCGAGAACAGCCTGAACTGGTGGCGGAACGATTGGCGACCCGGCACGGGGAAGTTAATGTGCAACCGGTGCTTGACCTAGATGAACAGGTGCGTTCCCTGGAGAAACAACGCTCCCGTCTGCAAGCAGAAAGTAATGACATTGGCAAGCAAGTTGGGCAACTCCTGCGCTCCGGCGGTGCGGAAACCACTGTGGCAGACCTGCGGCAACGGGGGCAAGAACTGAAACAAATTTTGGCAGACCTAGAGCAACAGGAGCGAGAACTGCGGCAAAAATTAGAAGCATTATTATTACAATTGCCGAATTTGCCTGCGCCGGATGTGCCACCGGGCAAAGATGAAACCCAAAACATTGAACGCTCTCGCTGGGGAGATGAATACAAATCAAAAATAGACGTTTTACCCCATTGGGAAATCGCAGAAAAACTGCGCCTATTTGAAACAGAACGGGCTACCAAAATTGCCCAAAGTCGGTTTGTGACCCTGTGGGGGGCGGGGGCGGCTTTAGAACGAGCCTTAATTCAATGGATGTTATATCACCATATTCAACGGGGTTACATTGAAGTTTTGCCCCCTTTTTTAGTGAATAGCCAAGCCCTCACGGGTACGGGACAATTACCTAAATTTAGCCAGGAAAGTTTTGCCTGTCGGGAGGATGATTTATGGTTAATTCCCACCGCTGAAGTGCCCGTGACTAATTTATATCGGGATGAAATTTTAAGTGCGGAACAATTGCCCATTTATCACTGTGCGTGGACTCCTTGTTTTCGTCGGGAAGCGGGTAGTTATGGGCGGGATACCAGGGGTTTGATTCGTTTACACCAGTTTAATAAAGTGGAATTGGTGAAAATTGTCCACCCGGAAACCTCTGCCCAAGAACATGAGCAATTGGTACGGGATGCGGCGACCCTTTTAGAAGCATTGAAACTGCCTTACCGAGTGGTTGAATTATGTACGGGGGATTTGGGATTTGGGGCACAAAAATGTTATGACCTAGAAGTTTGGTTGCCCGCCCAGAAAACCTATCGGGAAATTTCTAGTTGTTCCAATTTCGGGACTTTTCAAGCCCGTCGGGCTGGGATTCGTTATCGGGAACCGGGGAAAAAGGGTACGGAGTTTGTCCATACACTCAATGGTTCGGCTTTGGCGGTAGGGCGAACGATGGCGGCGATTTTGGAACAGTATCAAACGCCCGATGGTCAGGTTAACATCCCGGAGGTATTGCAACCCTTTCTCGGTCGGGAAATCCTATGA